A window from Actimicrobium sp. CCC2.4 encodes these proteins:
- a CDS encoding methyl-accepting chemotaxis protein, with the protein MALVKKFSSAAAAPGAESSKGSTASNRDAEAQRKKARTLAKQQQAAERIAAATAQLSSGINEASSAAELLKRAADQIATGAEEASGAAQESLAALQQVEGAISRQLQNADISQTKAEAVQTLISQINGEVTTLIANISVAADRQGASVTMVVELEKQAANIGDIVKAVARIADQTNLLALNAAIEAARAGQHGKGFAVVADEVRTLAETSEKSAKQIQDLVGQIQQEVKVIADGMGSSVERVLKEVENGKRITEQLEQIRIDSIEISSGIREIATGALQSTNAAKQSLKGSEDIAAAAEEQSAAAEEGAKTVAQQSQALTECEQTSQTLAELAEDLKNSTDVAKSAEEVAAAAEQLSSAVQEISQSGTQIMAALEQILKGAQVQSAGTEEVAAAISQIEKGVEVAQVRGKASGEKVIAIKSLLDVNKTSIDGLITGISSSVDASRGSLKQIKELELVSRRIDKIVDAITTVSIQTNMLAVNGSIEAARAGEFGKGFVVVATDIRNLAHDSAENADRIKDLVRAVQDQIGIVGRDLDEIMATASGAADKAKTITSSLVSIESDILAVDTGTREILTAANEIANAIAQVKTGVDQISAAAQQADKAASEASTVAQQQSKAAEQLSSAVEEIASLADELQSA; encoded by the coding sequence ATGGCGCTTGTCAAAAAGTTTTCCTCCGCAGCCGCTGCGCCCGGAGCCGAGAGCAGCAAGGGTTCCACCGCTTCCAACCGCGACGCCGAAGCCCAGCGCAAGAAAGCCCGCACACTGGCCAAGCAGCAGCAAGCCGCTGAGCGGATTGCTGCCGCCACCGCGCAACTGTCATCCGGCATCAACGAAGCCTCTTCCGCCGCAGAGTTATTAAAACGCGCTGCAGACCAGATCGCCACCGGTGCCGAGGAAGCCTCCGGCGCAGCGCAGGAATCGCTGGCGGCGCTGCAGCAAGTCGAAGGCGCGATCTCCCGCCAGTTACAAAATGCGGACATCAGCCAGACCAAGGCCGAGGCCGTACAAACACTGATCTCGCAGATTAATGGCGAAGTCACGACCCTGATTGCCAACATCAGCGTCGCCGCCGATCGCCAGGGTGCGTCGGTCACGATGGTCGTCGAACTCGAAAAACAGGCAGCCAACATTGGCGACATCGTCAAGGCAGTCGCCCGCATCGCCGACCAGACCAACTTGCTGGCGCTAAACGCCGCCATCGAAGCGGCCCGCGCCGGCCAACATGGCAAGGGCTTTGCGGTAGTGGCCGACGAAGTGCGTACGTTGGCAGAAACCTCCGAAAAAAGTGCCAAGCAAATCCAGGATCTGGTCGGCCAGATCCAGCAGGAGGTCAAGGTCATCGCCGATGGCATGGGCTCGTCGGTCGAACGCGTACTCAAGGAAGTCGAGAACGGCAAGCGCATTACCGAACAGCTCGAGCAGATCCGCATTGACTCGATAGAAATCTCCAGCGGCATCCGTGAAATCGCCACCGGCGCGCTGCAATCAACCAACGCCGCCAAGCAATCGCTGAAGGGTTCCGAAGACATCGCCGCCGCCGCCGAAGAGCAATCTGCCGCTGCCGAAGAAGGTGCCAAGACCGTGGCACAGCAAAGCCAGGCGCTGACCGAATGCGAACAGACCTCGCAAACCCTGGCCGAGCTGGCCGAAGACCTGAAGAACTCGACCGATGTCGCCAAGAGCGCCGAAGAAGTCGCGGCCGCTGCCGAACAGCTGTCGTCCGCCGTGCAGGAAATCAGCCAGTCCGGCACCCAGATCATGGCCGCGCTCGAGCAGATCCTGAAAGGCGCGCAAGTGCAATCAGCCGGTACCGAAGAAGTCGCTGCCGCGATTTCGCAAATCGAAAAAGGCGTCGAAGTCGCGCAGGTGCGCGGCAAGGCCAGCGGCGAAAAAGTCATCGCCATCAAGAGCCTGCTCGACGTCAACAAGACCAGCATCGATGGCCTGATCACGGGGATCTCGTCGTCGGTCGATGCCTCGCGTGGCAGCCTCAAGCAGATCAAGGAACTCGAACTGGTGTCGCGCCGGATCGACAAGATCGTCGATGCCATCACCACCGTCTCGATCCAGACCAACATGCTGGCGGTCAATGGCTCGATCGAAGCCGCCCGTGCCGGCGAATTCGGCAAGGGCTTTGTCGTCGTCGCCACCGACATCCGCAATCTGGCGCATGACTCGGCCGAAAACGCCGACCGCATCAAGGATCTGGTACGCGCCGTGCAGGACCAGATCGGCATCGTCGGTCGTGACCTCGATGAAATCATGGCCACCGCCTCCGGTGCCGCCGACAAGGCCAAAACCATTACCTCGAGCCTGGTCTCGATCGAATCGGACATCCTCGCAGTCGACACCGGCACCCGCGAAATCCTTACCGCCGCCAATGAAATCGCGAATGCGATCGCGCAGGTCAAGACCGGCGTCGACCAGATTTCTGCCGCGGCCCAGCAAGCTGACAAGGCCGCCAGCGAAGCCTCCACAGTCGCGCAGCAGCAATCGAAAGCGGCCGAACAGCTCTCATCGGCCGTCGAGGAAATTGCCTCGCTGGCTGACGAACTTCAAAGTGCCTGA
- a CDS encoding chemotaxis protein CheW, protein MTAEKNDSNAVALQEATRAEVEATTDIRQFVTFIVGDEVFAVDMAPVQEIIRVPEVVKVPLAPRTLDGLANLRGKVLPIISLRRIFGFDERVADDASRAVVIDQGRQPLGFVVDRVVSVVGVDPRHIEGTAAISSTVNTELVSGLLKDVGGYPMIMVLDFGKLIANEFADIAVKAGNHTEIATQAAARPDAQQDKINDELHLVNFEVADQEYAIVIDDVQEIVQVPELIVHVPHSESHVLGVMTLRNRLLPLVSLRRMFGLPTREADENSRIVVVSLGTASVGVVMDSVNEVLRVARTDVDAMPAMLSKEGNLSDISQICRLDSGKRLVSILSVGNMFRHTAIKEALATVDNMADQDAQQGTAVSAKRSDDDRSDDEEQVVVFVLGKEEFGVPIDSVQEIVRVAEAMTRVPKAPPAVEGVINLRGAVLPVMDLRRRLGLEQIARSDRQRIMVFLIDGVRTGFIVDSVVEVLKVHKTTIEPAPHLSGEQSMLLARMANLEKQKRMVQLLDPSYLIEKQELQALAQLAAA, encoded by the coding sequence ATGACCGCTGAAAAGAACGATTCCAACGCGGTCGCTTTGCAGGAAGCGACCAGAGCCGAAGTCGAAGCCACCACGGATATCCGTCAGTTCGTCACCTTCATCGTCGGCGACGAAGTGTTCGCCGTCGACATGGCCCCGGTACAGGAAATCATCCGCGTGCCCGAAGTGGTCAAGGTACCGCTGGCACCGCGCACGCTGGACGGACTGGCCAACCTGCGCGGCAAGGTCCTGCCCATCATCAGCCTGCGGCGCATCTTCGGTTTTGACGAACGCGTCGCCGACGATGCCAGCCGTGCTGTCGTGATCGACCAGGGCCGCCAGCCACTGGGCTTCGTGGTTGACCGCGTGGTCAGCGTGGTCGGTGTCGACCCGCGCCACATTGAAGGCACGGCCGCCATCAGTTCGACGGTCAACACCGAACTGGTGTCGGGCCTGCTCAAGGATGTCGGCGGGTATCCGATGATCATGGTGCTCGATTTCGGCAAGCTGATCGCCAATGAATTTGCCGACATTGCCGTCAAGGCCGGCAACCACACCGAGATCGCCACGCAGGCAGCTGCGCGTCCGGACGCGCAGCAGGACAAGATCAATGACGAACTGCATCTGGTCAATTTCGAGGTCGCCGACCAGGAATACGCGATCGTCATCGACGATGTTCAGGAGATCGTCCAGGTGCCGGAGCTGATCGTTCACGTGCCGCATTCGGAGTCGCATGTACTCGGTGTGATGACCTTGCGCAACCGGCTGTTGCCGCTGGTATCGCTGCGCCGGATGTTCGGTTTGCCGACCCGCGAAGCCGACGAAAACAGCCGCATCGTGGTGGTCTCGCTAGGCACGGCGTCGGTCGGCGTGGTGATGGACAGCGTCAATGAAGTGCTGCGCGTGGCGCGCACCGATGTCGATGCGATGCCGGCCATGCTGTCGAAGGAAGGCAACCTCTCGGACATCTCGCAGATTTGCCGGCTCGACAGCGGCAAGCGCCTGGTGTCGATTCTTTCGGTGGGCAATATGTTTCGCCACACCGCCATCAAGGAAGCACTCGCTACGGTGGACAACATGGCAGATCAGGATGCACAACAAGGCACTGCCGTGAGCGCCAAGCGCAGCGACGACGACCGCAGCGATGACGAAGAACAGGTCGTCGTCTTCGTGCTCGGCAAGGAAGAATTCGGCGTGCCGATCGACAGCGTGCAGGAAATTGTGCGCGTCGCCGAAGCCATGACGCGCGTGCCGAAAGCGCCACCGGCAGTCGAAGGCGTGATCAACCTGCGCGGTGCGGTGTTGCCGGTGATGGACTTGCGCCGTCGCCTCGGCCTCGAACAGATCGCGCGCAGCGACCGCCAGCGCATCATGGTGTTTCTCATTGATGGCGTACGCACCGGCTTCATCGTCGATTCGGTGGTCGAAGTCCTCAAGGTCCACAAGACCACCATCGAGCCGGCACCGCACCTGTCCGGCGAACAGTCGATGCTGCTGGCGCGCATGGCCAACCTCGAAAAGCAAAAGCGCATGGTGCAGCTGCTTGATCCGTCCTATCTGATCGAAAAGCAGGAGCTGCAGGCACTGGCACAACTGGCTGCGGCCTAG
- the cheB gene encoding chemotaxis-specific protein-glutamate methyltransferase CheB, with the protein MIKLLIVDDSALMRRQLSSLFEAEQDFTIRLARNGKEAVAENLAFEPDVVTLDINMPEMDGLTALSLMMAGRPVPIVMISSLTEKGALATFEALNLGAVDYIVKPGGTISLSIDAIRDAVVNKVRTAARARMRLPRKAIEKAPPPLKATVAPVSKVGEGIVMIGVSTGGPSTLELVLPHLPAHFPYPVLVAQHMPASFTLSFAQRMNTLCAMQVVEVSRPMTLEAGTVYIAKGGADLQVVRRVGKLTAIARPESSEHLWHPSVDLMARSALEQLDAKQVMAVMLTGMGNDGAAAFTEVKRQGGRTIAESRESAVVFGMPAELIRLGGASVTLPAEKIARQLNAWLGC; encoded by the coding sequence ATGATCAAATTGCTTATCGTCGATGACTCGGCCCTGATGCGGCGACAACTGTCGTCGCTGTTCGAGGCCGAACAGGATTTTACGATCCGGCTGGCGCGCAACGGCAAAGAAGCAGTCGCCGAGAATCTGGCCTTCGAGCCCGATGTCGTCACCCTCGACATCAACATGCCGGAGATGGATGGCCTCACGGCGCTGTCGCTGATGATGGCCGGCCGGCCGGTGCCTATCGTGATGATTTCGTCGCTGACCGAGAAAGGCGCACTGGCAACCTTCGAGGCACTCAACCTCGGCGCGGTCGATTACATCGTCAAGCCGGGCGGTACGATTTCGCTGTCGATCGATGCCATCCGTGACGCCGTGGTCAACAAGGTGCGCACTGCCGCCAGGGCGCGCATGCGGCTGCCGCGCAAAGCCATCGAGAAAGCGCCGCCACCGCTCAAGGCCACCGTCGCGCCCGTCAGCAAAGTCGGCGAAGGCATTGTCATGATCGGTGTCTCGACCGGCGGACCGAGCACGCTGGAACTGGTGTTGCCGCACTTGCCGGCCCATTTTCCGTATCCGGTGCTGGTGGCGCAGCACATGCCGGCCAGCTTCACGCTGTCGTTTGCCCAGCGCATGAATACATTGTGTGCAATGCAAGTCGTCGAGGTCAGCCGGCCGATGACACTGGAAGCGGGCACGGTCTACATCGCCAAGGGCGGCGCCGACCTGCAAGTGGTGCGCCGCGTCGGCAAGCTCACCGCCATTGCCCGGCCCGAAAGCAGCGAACACCTGTGGCATCCATCGGTCGATCTGATGGCGCGCTCGGCACTCGAACAGCTCGATGCCAAACAAGTCATGGCCGTCATGCTGACCGGCATGGGCAATGACGGTGCGGCCGCTTTTACCGAGGTCAAACGCCAGGGCGGTCGCACGATTGCCGAATCCAGGGAGTCCGCCGTGGTGTTCGGCATGCCTGCCGAACTGATCAGGCTAGGGGGCGCTTCCGTCACCCTGCCTGCCGAAAAAATCGCCCGCCAGCTCAATGCCTGGCTCGGCTGCTGA
- a CDS encoding HEAT repeat domain-containing protein → MAFIKKSTDAASTGADRVAERDFAGLIAQLDDADPATRRWAARDLLVFPAATAALVARLKREDDRSVREFILTSLTRLGDEIAVAGLVEWLRSEDAVMRNEAIEAMKALPDEVAPIMGGLLSDPDPDVRIMAVNVLESLRHPHVEDWLIDVIDNDSVINVCGTAVDLLGEVGSPAARASLLRLRERFPAEPYIRFATDLALKRIGEA, encoded by the coding sequence ATGGCTTTCATCAAAAAATCGACTGATGCAGCGTCCACCGGCGCAGACCGTGTAGCAGAACGCGATTTCGCCGGACTGATCGCCCAGCTCGACGATGCCGATCCGGCCACGCGACGCTGGGCCGCGCGCGACTTGCTGGTATTTCCGGCCGCGACGGCGGCGCTGGTGGCGCGCCTGAAACGCGAAGACGACCGCTCGGTGCGCGAATTCATCCTGACCAGCCTGACCCGTCTGGGTGACGAGATCGCCGTGGCCGGTCTGGTCGAATGGCTGCGCAGCGAAGACGCGGTGATGCGCAACGAAGCCATCGAGGCCATGAAAGCCTTGCCCGACGAAGTCGCGCCCATCATGGGCGGCCTGTTGTCGGACCCCGATCCGGACGTGCGCATCATGGCCGTCAACGTACTCGAATCGCTGCGCCATCCGCACGTCGAAGACTGGCTCATCGATGTCATCGACAACGACAGCGTCATCAATGTCTGCGGCACCGCCGTCGACCTGCTCGGTGAAGTCGGATCACCGGCGGCACGGGCATCACTACTGCGACTGCGTGAGCGTTTTCCCGCCGAACCTTACATCCGGTTTGCCACCGACCTGGCACTGAAACGTATCGGGGAGGCCTGA
- a CDS encoding protein-glutamate O-methyltransferase CheR gives MRKITISDDDFLKFQEFFYRKTGIQFETSKRYFVDKRLVERIEATENDSFRGYFTMLRFQSSGNELQALVNLMTINETYFFREEYQFHCLVNSILPDLVARKKDKSPIRIWVIPSSSGEEAYSIAMCLVERWPDINDWDVEIISSDIDTKILNQARAGVYSERSVKHVPRNYLQKYFRETPAGFQLNDDLRSAVEFTRVNLMEAADVRSYRNFDVIFCRNLLIYFDDISRKQAAETFYDALHPGGFICLGHSESMSRISSLYKIRKFPEAIVYQKPGDRK, from the coding sequence ATGCGAAAAATCACCATCAGCGACGACGACTTCCTGAAATTCCAGGAATTTTTCTATCGCAAGACCGGTATCCAGTTCGAAACCTCGAAGCGCTACTTCGTCGACAAGCGGCTGGTCGAGCGCATCGAAGCGACCGAGAACGACAGCTTTCGCGGGTATTTCACGATGCTGCGGTTCCAGAGTTCGGGCAACGAATTGCAGGCGCTGGTGAACCTGATGACGATCAACGAAACGTATTTTTTTCGTGAGGAATATCAGTTTCATTGCCTGGTCAATTCGATCCTGCCGGACCTGGTCGCACGCAAGAAAGACAAGTCGCCGATCCGCATCTGGGTGATCCCGTCGTCGTCCGGCGAAGAAGCCTATTCGATCGCGATGTGCCTGGTCGAACGCTGGCCGGATATCAACGACTGGGATGTCGAAATCATCTCGTCGGACATCGATACCAAGATCCTGAACCAGGCTCGCGCCGGCGTGTATTCGGAACGCTCGGTCAAGCATGTGCCGCGCAATTACCTGCAAAAGTATTTTCGCGAAACCCCGGCCGGCTTCCAGCTCAACGATGACTTGCGCAGCGCCGTCGAGTTCACCCGTGTGAACCTGATGGAAGCAGCCGACGTGCGCAGCTACCGCAATTTTGACGTGATCTTTTGCCGCAACCTGCTGATCTATTTTGATGACATCTCGCGCAAGCAGGCGGCCGAAACCTTCTACGACGCGCTGCATCCGGGCGGCTTCATTTGCCTTGGCCATTCGGAATCGATGAGCCGTATTTCGTCCCTCTACAAGATCCGTAAATTTCCAGAGGCAATCGTGTACCAAAAACCCGGGGATCGAAAATGA
- a CDS encoding response regulator, translating into MKRILIVDDAATVRMYHRSILEEAGYEVDEAINGIEALEKALNATYDLYLVDVNMPKLDGYSFVRELRGHAMIPQAPAVMISTEAKTSDQTKAFEAGANLYIIKPTRPDLLVAHVRLLLGDTST; encoded by the coding sequence ATGAAACGCATCCTGATCGTTGACGACGCCGCCACCGTGCGCATGTACCACCGCAGCATTCTCGAAGAGGCCGGCTATGAAGTTGATGAAGCCATCAATGGCATCGAGGCCCTCGAAAAAGCCCTGAACGCAACCTACGATCTGTACCTGGTCGACGTCAACATGCCCAAGCTCGATGGCTATTCCTTCGTGCGCGAACTGCGCGGCCACGCGATGATTCCGCAAGCGCCGGCGGTGATGATTTCGACCGAAGCCAAGACCAGCGACCAGACCAAGGCCTTCGAAGCCGGTGCCAACCTGTACATCATCAAGCCGACCCGCCCTGACCTGCTGGTGGCCCATGTGCGTCTGCTGCTTGGCGACACCAGCACATGA